The following proteins are co-located in the Pedobacter sp. FW305-3-2-15-E-R2A2 genome:
- a CDS encoding RNA polymerase sigma-70 factor: MNRYRSFTDSELTGLLQDGDHTAFTEIYNRYWKKLFLVAAHKVKDLEEAEEIVQHIFVSLWNRRESLKITSSLSAYLSVSVKYRVIKALDKQYHQQKYTDSLGMKGIADDSTQEWLDFLELKDQLEKLVCALPEKCRLVYRMSKERGLSQKKIAEELEISEKTVEAHLGKAIKSLRAGLNQFMMTLL; the protein is encoded by the coding sequence ATGAATAGGTATCGCAGTTTTACTGATTCGGAATTAACTGGCTTATTGCAAGATGGAGACCATACGGCCTTTACAGAGATCTATAACCGATATTGGAAGAAGCTATTTCTCGTTGCAGCACATAAAGTAAAAGACCTGGAAGAGGCAGAAGAAATTGTACAGCATATTTTCGTTTCCCTCTGGAACCGGAGAGAAAGCTTAAAGATTACTTCCAGTTTATCGGCTTACTTGTCTGTATCTGTAAAATATAGGGTCATCAAGGCGCTGGACAAGCAATACCATCAACAAAAATATACCGATAGTCTGGGCATGAAGGGAATCGCCGATGATTCTACTCAGGAATGGTTGGATTTTCTGGAGCTCAAAGACCAGTTAGAGAAACTCGTTTGTGCCTTACCTGAAAAATGTCGCCTGGTATACCGGATGAGTAAGGAGCGGGGCTTGTCTCAAAAAAAGATTGCGGAGGAGTTGGAAATCTCTGAAAAAACCGTTGAAGCGCATTTAGGGAAGGCGATTAAATCTTTGCGTGCAGGGCTAAATCAATTTATGATGACCTTGCTGTAA